In Limibacillus sp., the following are encoded in one genomic region:
- a CDS encoding Lrp/AsnC ligand binding domain-containing protein, whose protein sequence is MNISGQLDRIDRKILTELQAEGRLPITGLAERVGLSKTPCQQRVKRLEEAGYIRGYAALLDLEKLGAGHVAFVEVKLNDTRAQALAAFNKAVLRLPEVEQCHMIAGDFDYLLKVRTRDIAEYRRVLGEALSALPHVANTSTFVVMESVKERV, encoded by the coding sequence ATGAATATATCAGGCCAATTGGATCGCATTGACCGGAAGATTCTGACCGAACTTCAGGCCGAAGGCCGCCTGCCCATCACCGGTCTGGCCGAGCGGGTGGGCCTCTCCAAGACGCCCTGCCAGCAGCGGGTCAAGCGGCTGGAGGAGGCAGGCTACATCCGCGGTTACGCCGCGCTGCTGGACCTGGAAAAGCTGGGCGCGGGCCACGTCGCCTTCGTCGAGGTCAAGCTCAACGACACGCGGGCCCAGGCGCTGGCGGCCTTCAACAAGGCGGTGCTGCGCCTGCCCGAGGTGGAGCAGTGCCACATGATCGCCGGCGACTTCGACTACCTCTTGAAGGTGCGCACCCGCGACATCGCGGAATACCGGCGCGTCCTGGGCGAAGCGCTCTCGGCCTTGCCGCATGTCGCCAACACCTCCACCTTCGTGGTGATGGAGAGCGTGAAGGAACGCGTGTGA
- a CDS encoding alpha/beta fold hydrolase translates to MLLTGIAVAGVTAYLGFVGILYVKQRDMVFPAWAVAPPDPGFHESIEGLERIGLETPDGERLLAYWRRPDAGKPTLLTFHGNGSTPQPHAERFARDPVWRDSGVGLLAPAYRGYPGSSGSPSEEGLITDGLAALDFLRTQLGGDHPVILHGHSLGSAIAIAVAAQRPVEALYLESPFTSALAIAKRQYPFIPGFLMRDPFRSDLRIAEASTAKVFIVHGAEDRVIRVEMARDLAALAPSPELFIVEDGDHVSILGLYDREVAETLGLLN, encoded by the coding sequence ATGCTGCTGACGGGAATCGCCGTGGCGGGGGTGACGGCCTATCTGGGCTTCGTCGGGATTCTCTACGTGAAGCAGCGCGACATGGTCTTTCCGGCCTGGGCCGTGGCGCCGCCGGACCCCGGCTTTCACGAAAGCATCGAAGGGCTGGAGCGGATCGGCCTGGAGACGCCGGACGGCGAACGGCTGCTGGCCTACTGGCGGCGGCCCGATGCGGGCAAGCCGACGCTCCTCACCTTTCACGGCAATGGGTCGACCCCGCAGCCGCACGCCGAGCGCTTCGCGCGCGACCCGGTCTGGCGGGACAGCGGCGTCGGCCTGCTGGCGCCCGCCTACCGGGGCTATCCCGGCTCCAGCGGCAGCCCCTCCGAGGAGGGCCTGATCACCGACGGGCTGGCGGCTCTCGACTTCCTGCGGACGCAGTTGGGCGGCGATCATCCCGTGATCCTGCACGGCCATTCCCTGGGCAGCGCCATCGCCATCGCCGTCGCCGCCCAGCGGCCGGTGGAGGCGCTCTATCTCGAATCGCCCTTCACCTCCGCGCTCGCCATCGCCAAGCGTCAGTATCCCTTCATTCCCGGCTTTTTGATGCGCGACCCCTTCCGCAGCGACCTGCGCATCGCAGAAGCCTCGACGGCCAAGGTCTTCATCGTGCACGGCGCGGAGGACCGGGTGATCCGGGTCGAGATGGCCCGCGACCTGGCGGCGCTCGCCCCCTCGCCCGAGCTTTTCATCGTCGAGGACGGCGATCACGTCTCCATCCTGGGGCTCTATGACCGCGAGGTCGCCGAGACCCTGGGCCTCCTGAACTGA
- a CDS encoding FAD-dependent oxidoreductase has product MKSHTQVVVIGGGVVGCSVLYHLAKFGVTDCVLLERDELTSGSTWHAAGGMHTINGDPNVAKLQKYTIELYKEIEELSGQATGLHMTGGVMLAATEARFDWLKGLAAKGRYLDIEAEIITPEKAHELMPLLDPRQFVGAMRTVVDGHLDPSGTTHAYAKSARKLGAEIYRHTKVEDLEQEADGTWRVITDKGDILCEHVVNAGGLWAREVGRMVGLELPILAMEHMYLITEDMPEVAEINRTTGKEVLHAVDFDGELYLRQERGGMLMGTYEKACVPWSEKETPWDFGHELLEPDIDRIAPSLEVGFEHFPAFQSAGIKQIINGPFTFAPDGNPLIGPVRGMTNFWSACGVMAGFSQGGGVGLALARWIIDGDPGFDVWAMDIGRYGDWATIKYTNAKVRENYSRRFSIRFPNEELPAARPLKTTPIYDRLKALGAQFGAAYGLEVPLWFAPEGVKDEFSWRRSTDFEHVGAEARAVRQSVGLSEISGFAKYSVYGPGARDFLDHVLACRLPQAGRMTLAPMLKEDGKLIGDFSLANLDDEEFFIAGSGIAEEYHMRWFAQHMPEDGSVVIVAHGAGLVGLSVAGPKAREVLQSVTEQDLSNEGFPFMSIAWMELGMAPALVGRVSFTGDLGYEIWCQPEYQRYLFDLLLTAGAPQGIKLFGSRALNALRLEKGFGGWAREYRPVYGPYEAGLGRFVALTKNADFIGKEAAQEMKAAGGGKLRLRSFTLDAKDADVIGDEPIWFQGKVRGWVTSGGYAHASGKSVAMGYVEKEIADEAEGWEIELLGDRLAAHLQAEPLFDPRAERMRG; this is encoded by the coding sequence ATGAAGTCCCATACCCAGGTTGTCGTGATCGGCGGCGGTGTCGTCGGCTGTTCGGTGCTTTATCACCTGGCCAAGTTCGGCGTCACCGACTGCGTCCTGCTGGAGCGCGACGAGCTGACCTCCGGCTCCACCTGGCACGCCGCCGGGGGCATGCACACCATCAACGGCGACCCCAACGTCGCCAAGCTGCAGAAGTACACCATCGAGCTCTACAAGGAGATCGAGGAGCTCTCCGGCCAGGCGACCGGGCTGCACATGACCGGCGGCGTCATGCTGGCGGCGACCGAAGCGCGCTTCGACTGGTTGAAGGGCCTGGCCGCCAAGGGCCGCTACCTCGACATCGAGGCCGAGATCATCACGCCCGAGAAGGCGCACGAGCTGATGCCGCTGCTCGACCCCAGGCAGTTCGTCGGCGCCATGCGCACGGTCGTGGACGGGCACCTGGACCCCTCCGGCACCACCCACGCCTACGCCAAGTCGGCCCGCAAGCTGGGCGCGGAGATCTATCGCCACACCAAGGTCGAGGACCTGGAGCAGGAGGCCGACGGCACCTGGAGGGTGATCACCGACAAGGGCGATATCCTCTGCGAGCATGTGGTCAACGCCGGCGGCCTCTGGGCGCGCGAGGTCGGGCGCATGGTCGGGCTGGAACTGCCGATCCTCGCCATGGAGCACATGTACCTGATCACCGAGGACATGCCCGAGGTGGCGGAGATCAACCGCACCACCGGCAAGGAAGTGCTGCACGCCGTCGACTTCGACGGAGAGCTCTATCTGCGCCAGGAGCGCGGCGGCATGCTGATGGGCACCTACGAGAAGGCCTGCGTGCCCTGGTCGGAGAAGGAGACCCCCTGGGACTTCGGCCATGAACTGCTGGAGCCGGACATCGACCGCATCGCGCCCTCCCTGGAGGTCGGGTTCGAGCACTTCCCGGCCTTTCAGTCGGCGGGCATCAAGCAGATCATCAACGGCCCCTTCACCTTCGCGCCCGACGGCAACCCGCTGATCGGCCCGGTGCGCGGCATGACCAACTTCTGGTCGGCCTGCGGCGTCATGGCGGGCTTCAGCCAGGGCGGCGGCGTCGGTCTGGCGCTGGCGCGCTGGATCATCGACGGCGATCCCGGTTTCGACGTCTGGGCGATGGACATCGGGCGCTACGGCGACTGGGCGACCATCAAGTACACCAACGCCAAGGTGCGCGAGAACTATTCGCGGCGCTTTTCGATCCGCTTCCCGAACGAGGAGCTGCCCGCCGCGCGCCCGCTCAAGACCACGCCGATCTACGACCGCCTGAAGGCTTTGGGCGCGCAGTTCGGTGCGGCTTACGGGCTCGAGGTGCCGCTCTGGTTCGCGCCGGAGGGCGTTAAGGACGAGTTCTCCTGGCGCCGCTCGACCGACTTCGAGCATGTCGGCGCGGAGGCGCGGGCCGTGCGCCAGTCCGTCGGGCTCTCCGAGATCTCCGGCTTCGCCAAGTACTCGGTCTACGGCCCCGGCGCGCGCGACTTCCTGGATCATGTTCTGGCCTGCCGCCTTCCTCAGGCCGGGCGCATGACGCTGGCGCCCATGCTGAAGGAGGACGGCAAGCTGATCGGCGACTTCTCGCTCGCCAACCTGGACGACGAGGAGTTCTTCATCGCCGGGTCGGGCATCGCCGAGGAGTATCACATGCGCTGGTTCGCCCAGCACATGCCCGAAGACGGGTCGGTGGTGATCGTCGCTCACGGCGCGGGGCTGGTCGGCCTCTCCGTCGCCGGGCCCAAGGCGCGGGAGGTGCTCCAGTCGGTCACCGAGCAGGACCTCTCGAACGAGGGCTTCCCCTTCATGTCGATCGCCTGGATGGAGCTGGGCATGGCCCCGGCGCTGGTCGGGCGCGTCTCCTTCACCGGCGACCTGGGCTACGAGATTTGGTGCCAGCCGGAATATCAGCGCTACCTCTTCGACCTGCTGCTGACGGCGGGCGCGCCGCAGGGCATCAAGCTCTTCGGCAGCCGCGCCCTGAACGCGCTGAGGCTGGAGAAAGGCTTTGGCGGCTGGGCGCGCGAATACCGGCCCGTCTACGGCCCCTACGAGGCCGGGCTCGGCCGTTTCGTCGCCCTGACCAAGAACGCGGACTTCATCGGCAAGGAGGCCGCGCAGGAGATGAAGGCCGCGGGCGGCGGCAAGCTGCGCTTGCGCTCCTTCACGCTGGACGCCAAGGACGCCGACGTGATCGGCGACGAGCCGATCTGGTTCCAGGGCAAGGTGCGCGGCTGGGTCACCTCGGGCGGCTACGCCCATGCCTCCGGCAAGTCGGTGGCCATGGGTTATGTGGAAAAAGAAATCGCCGACGAGGCCGAAGGCTGGGAGATCGAATTGCTGGGCGACCGCCTGGCCGCCCACCTGCAGGCCGAACCGCTGTTCGACCCGCGGGCGGAGCGGATGCGCGGCTAG
- a CDS encoding MFS transporter, with protein sequence MAYLRFILGNLRSLSYGFLLSLNSTFGQTAFIAVYGGQIMALYGLSPGEYGLLYMAATLTSAALMIQAGKQVDSLPRWLFTSIILCGMAVACLAMYLQAFLGSLLFLYLTLLLLRLFGQGLMSHASMTVTARDFNRNRGKALSIAGMGHAPGEAFFPLMAVALMAWVGWRESWLLYSAVTLFAMLPLFLWLAAKPRVPRKGAEPAPSEAEQKAAEEGWTRGQVLRDPGFYLLLPALFAAPCLGTGLFFHQVPLVEAKGWALSDFAAGFATYALSNVVFGLLSGRLIDRFSARWLFQFMLWPMAGGFLVIGLAGDPLWVYALMLLQGATTGMNHTIGTALWAELYGLAHLGAIRALSAAFMVFSTAIGPPVMGLLLDAGLTMGGVMVLAAAWTGATALWVPVALRIVQRRRAELDPL encoded by the coding sequence TTGGCCTACCTCCGCTTCATCCTCGGCAATCTGCGCAGCCTGTCCTACGGGTTCCTGCTGTCGCTGAACTCGACCTTCGGGCAGACCGCCTTCATCGCGGTCTACGGCGGGCAGATCATGGCGCTCTATGGGCTCAGTCCGGGCGAGTACGGCCTGCTCTACATGGCGGCCACCCTGACCAGCGCCGCCCTGATGATCCAGGCGGGAAAGCAGGTCGACTCCCTGCCGCGCTGGCTCTTCACCAGCATCATTCTCTGCGGCATGGCGGTCGCCTGCCTGGCCATGTACCTGCAAGCCTTTCTGGGCTCGCTCCTGTTCTTGTACCTGACGCTGCTGCTGCTGCGCCTTTTCGGGCAGGGCCTGATGAGCCATGCCTCCATGACCGTCACGGCCCGGGACTTCAACCGCAACCGGGGCAAGGCGCTCTCCATCGCGGGCATGGGCCATGCGCCGGGCGAGGCCTTCTTTCCCCTGATGGCGGTCGCGCTGATGGCCTGGGTCGGCTGGCGCGAATCCTGGCTGCTCTATTCGGCCGTGACGCTCTTTGCGATGCTGCCGCTCTTCCTCTGGCTGGCGGCAAAGCCGCGCGTCCCGCGCAAGGGCGCCGAGCCCGCGCCCAGCGAGGCCGAGCAGAAGGCCGCCGAGGAGGGTTGGACGCGGGGCCAGGTGCTGCGCGACCCGGGTTTCTATCTGCTGCTGCCCGCGCTTTTCGCCGCGCCCTGCCTGGGGACGGGCCTGTTCTTTCATCAGGTGCCGCTGGTCGAGGCCAAGGGCTGGGCGCTCAGCGATTTCGCGGCGGGCTTCGCCACCTACGCGCTCTCCAACGTGGTCTTCGGGTTGCTTTCGGGACGGCTGATCGACCGTTTTTCCGCGCGCTGGCTCTTTCAGTTCATGCTCTGGCCCATGGCCGGGGGTTTCCTGGTGATCGGCCTTGCGGGCGATCCGCTATGGGTCTACGCGCTGATGCTGCTGCAGGGGGCCACCACGGGCATGAACCACACCATCGGCACGGCGCTCTGGGCGGAGCTCTACGGCCTGGCGCACCTGGGCGCGATCCGCGCGCTCTCCGCCGCCTTCATGGTCTTCTCCACCGCCATCGGCCCGCCGGTCATGGGCCTGTTGCTGGACGCCGGGCTGACCATGGGCGGCGTCATGGTGCTGGCCGCCGCCTGGACGGGGGCCACCGCGCTCTGGGTGCCGGTCGCGCTCAGGATCGTCCAGCGCCGCCGCGCGGAGCTGGACCCGCTCTAG
- the ppk2 gene encoding polyphosphate kinase 2, with protein sequence MADSKNGNGKDPQAATPVSQAERVRQVFENGQYPYTRKLGRAAYELHKAALQVELLKVQSWVKETGQRIVIVFEGRDAAGKGGTIKRFMEHLNPRGARVVALDKPGQRESGQWYFQRYVQHLPTAGEMVLFDRSWYNRAGVERVMGFCTPAEYLEFMRQCPQLERMWTRSGILLFKYWFSVTKEDQVKRFESRERDPLKRWKLSPIDRASLDKWEEYTEAKEAMFFYTDTADAPWVIVKSSDKKRARINCMQHFLAALDYPGKDESVVTGPDPLLVGSTHHVTGRAQFAGLGAEPSE encoded by the coding sequence ATGGCGGACTCAAAAAACGGCAATGGCAAGGACCCGCAGGCGGCGACCCCGGTCTCGCAGGCGGAGCGTGTGCGTCAGGTCTTCGAGAACGGCCAGTACCCCTACACAAGGAAGCTGGGCCGCGCGGCCTACGAACTGCACAAGGCGGCGCTTCAGGTCGAACTCTTGAAGGTGCAGTCCTGGGTGAAGGAGACGGGCCAGCGGATCGTGATCGTCTTCGAGGGGCGCGACGCCGCCGGCAAGGGCGGCACCATCAAGCGCTTCATGGAGCATCTCAATCCCCGCGGCGCGCGGGTCGTGGCGCTCGACAAGCCCGGCCAGCGCGAGAGCGGCCAGTGGTACTTCCAGCGCTATGTCCAGCACCTGCCGACGGCGGGCGAAATGGTCCTCTTCGACCGCTCCTGGTACAACCGCGCGGGCGTGGAGCGGGTCATGGGCTTTTGCACGCCCGCGGAATACCTGGAGTTCATGCGCCAGTGCCCGCAGCTGGAGCGCATGTGGACCCGCTCGGGCATCCTGCTCTTCAAGTACTGGTTCTCGGTCACGAAGGAAGACCAGGTGAAGCGCTTCGAAAGCCGGGAGCGCGACCCCCTGAAGCGCTGGAAGCTCTCGCCCATCGACCGCGCTTCCCTCGACAAGTGGGAGGAATACACCGAGGCCAAGGAGGCGATGTTCTTCTACACCGACACCGCCGATGCGCCCTGGGTGATCGTCAAGTCCTCCGACAAGAAGCGCGCGCGCATCAACTGCATGCAGCACTTCCTCGCCGCGCTCGACTATCCGGGCAAGGACGAGAGCGTGGTGACCGGGCCCGACCCCCTGCTGGTCGGCTCGACCCACCATGTGACGGGCCGCGCCCAGTTCGCCGGTCTGGGAGCGGAACCCAGCGAGTGA
- a CDS encoding class II aldolase/adducin family protein has protein sequence MSGSLSKSEQGSALPFDPTHNQSLTEERRDLAAAFRWTARLDMHEAVANHFSLAVDAEGRRFLMNPGSRHFARLKASDMLLIDAAAENGGPDGDKLDPTAWALHGAIHRNHPQIRCVLHVHSHYATALSVLQDCVLPPIDQTSMRFFRRMTVDEGFDGMGLGDEAERVARAADPDKPILVLANHGVMAFGRDTAEAFDRLYHFERACRTYLTALATGIPLRVASDEVAEKTARQWEGIDSDFPREHLEELKAILDLEEPDYAD, from the coding sequence ATGTCCGGTTCTTTGTCAAAGTCAGAGCAGGGGTCGGCCCTGCCCTTCGACCCGACCCACAACCAGTCCCTGACCGAGGAGCGGCGCGATCTCGCCGCCGCTTTCCGCTGGACCGCCCGCCTCGATATGCACGAGGCCGTGGCCAACCACTTCAGCTTGGCCGTCGACGCCGAGGGACGGCGTTTCCTGATGAACCCCGGCAGCCGGCATTTCGCGCGCCTGAAGGCCAGCGACATGCTGCTGATCGACGCCGCCGCCGAGAACGGCGGACCGGATGGCGACAAGCTGGACCCCACCGCCTGGGCGCTGCACGGTGCGATCCACCGGAACCATCCGCAGATCCGCTGCGTGCTGCACGTCCATTCGCACTACGCGACGGCGCTTTCGGTTCTGCAGGACTGCGTGCTGCCGCCGATCGACCAGACCTCCATGCGGTTCTTCAGGCGCATGACCGTGGACGAGGGCTTCGACGGCATGGGGCTCGGCGACGAGGCCGAGCGGGTGGCCCGCGCCGCCGATCCCGACAAGCCGATCCTGGTGCTGGCCAACCACGGCGTCATGGCCTTCGGGCGCGACACCGCCGAAGCCTTCGACCGCCTCTACCACTTTGAGCGGGCCTGCCGCACCTACCTGACGGCGCTCGCCACCGGGATTCCGCTACGGGTCGCCAGCGACGAGGTCGCCGAGAAGACCGCGCGCCAGTGGGAGGGGATCGACAGCGATTTCCCGCGCGAACATCTGGAGGAGCTGAAGGCGATCCTGGATCTGGAAGAGCCGGACTACGCCGACTAG